The Procambarus clarkii isolate CNS0578487 chromosome 56, FALCON_Pclarkii_2.0, whole genome shotgun sequence genome includes a region encoding these proteins:
- the LOC138353061 gene encoding 110 kDa antigen-like — protein sequence MMLVEQTHENMLVEQTHQNMLVEQTHENMLVEQTHQSMLVEQTHQNMFVEQTHQNMLVEQTHQNMLVEQIHQNMLVEQTHENMLVEQTHENMLLEQTHQNMLVEQTHENMLVEQTHQNMFVEQTHQNMFVEQTHQNMLVEQTHENMLVEQTYQNMLVEQTHQNMLVEQTHQNMLNNFRIMLLHPSHV from the coding sequence ATGATGCTCGTGGAACAGACTCATGAGAACATGCTCGTGGAACAGACTCATCAGAACATGCTCGTGGAACAGACTCATGAGAACATGCTCGTGGAACAGACTCATCAGAGCATGCTCGTTGAACAGACTCATCAGAACATGTTCGTGGAACAGACTCATCAGAACATGCTCGTGGAACAGACTCATCAGAACATGCTCGTGGAACAGATTCATCAGAACATGCTCGTGGAACAGACTCATGAGAACATGCTCGTTGAACAGACTCATGAGAACATGCTCCTGGAACAGACGCATCAGAACATGCTCGTTGAACAGACTCATGAGAACATGCTCGTGGAACAGACTCATCAGAACATGTTCGTGGAACAGACTCATCAGAACATGTTCGTGGAACAGACTCATCAGAACATGCTCGTGGAACAGACTCATGAGAACATGCTCGTGGAACAGACTTATCAGAACATGCTCGTGGAACAGACTCATCAGAACATGCTCGTGGAACAGACTCATCAGAACATGTTAAATAATTTTCGTATTATGCTCTTACATCCGTCCCATgtctaa